The DNA sequence CCGTTTACATGATCATCACCAGTTTTTTATTGTTCAGTGACACTAACAAAGCAACTTCCTGATGGATACACTACTGATAAGACAATTGCTTGTGGTTATGCATCTTTCCGGCCTTGTGCTAATGGCCGGTACTACGGTAACAGAATTTGTCGTTTTCCGCACTTTTATAAGTTTGTTTAAGACAAAGGGAGTAGCATCAGCAAGCTTTTTAAAACTCATGTCCGGCCTTGAAAAAATTTTACTAGCAGGTGGAGTACTATTGGTACTTTCCGGGAGTGGTCTGATGGCGATAACGGAAGGCGTTTTTTTGCACCAGACATGGCTTAAGTTAAAACTGATGCTTATCTTGCTACTTCCGCTAAATGGAATGCTGGTCGGAAGTCCGCAGATGAAAAAGTTAAGAAATAGCCTATCTGATCAGGATAGTGAGGTAAATTTAACAATCAAATCCATTGTAACTAAACTAAACATATTTCATACAATTCACTTGTTTGTGTTTTTACTAATTATCGTACTGGCAGTTTTTAAATTTAATTAGGCTGAGGAAAACAAAAAACCTACAGCTTCCACTCTCATCCAGAGGATTATATCTGTCTGACAGGCACCAGAGGCAAGTTTTCCAGGAAGGTAATAGAGCAGCGGATACAGATGCAACATGTTCCCTCTGCTATTGAATTAATGCAGGGTATGTTGAAACCAAAGGGTAAGAACCAGTGTTAATACAAGTAAGTATAGACTATGTGTTTCCTTTTGAGAGCAAATAGCATTAATGGTGATTGTTCTATATCTCATCCATGAAAAAACTGCTCGTCCTCTGTCTACTTATAAAAGGGTTTATGCTCACTAGCTGTAACTCCAAACAGCAGGAAAAACAAAAAACACAAGCAATAAATTTTCAAGCAATCAGTGAAGCCAAAGTTCACAAAGGTATCGACAGCATATTAACTCATCCCAGCTCGATTGATCTCGTAAGAGAATTTCAAATTTACAATTATCAACCTATTCATACTCACTTGGATTCTTCAATAACATGCTTATTGGAAGCTGAAAGGAGTTATAACGAAATCAATCAGTATATTCAAAAGATTAGGTCCCCAGAGCCGATGGAAGATAAAAACCCTGAAGTAATACGTCGATTGTACCAATCTATCACTGATTCAGTTTTGTCCAATAAAAAGTGGCTCATCAAATACAATAAAATTGATTCCATTTGCACAAAGTATTTTTCTCATCAGTGTAGAATCAATAATCGAGATTGCACTTTGGTGATTACTACTACTGTCAATGATAGCATACTCAGTTTTGATGCTCCCAAAAAACAAAAGTAAATATTACAGTCTATACCATTCAAATTGTACTCAGACCACCGTCACAATCATAGGATTTTACTCTTCAAGCCGACCCTTGCACCTTTGCAGACCCTATATATACAGTTGCAATGCAAAGGTAGGCTTCATGTAATTTCACAGGCACAATCCATTACCAAATCTAACTCCTTTTGGCTTGATTTGCTGACAAGAGATAAAATATAGTCCGTATGTGGAGAGCAAATAATCCAATCGATTTGACAAAGTATTACCAGCTTTTAGAAGAAGAGGAAATCGATATCCTTAGAAAAGACAGGGTAATTCCCATTTCAACCTCTATTTTTCTACTGTTCTTTATAGGAATTTGGATATGCACACTTGTATACATCAACTCCTTATATGATAAAATCCTGGGATGTATTCTTTTCTCTATTGCATCTCTGGGTTTTGTCATTCGTATTTATAGAAGAAGACAAGCATTTAGAGAAGATATTGATAATGGATACAAAGTAGTCTATACAGGAGTTATAGAACGTAAACGAGAATCATCACTTAGCAGGGAAAGGAATTATTATTTCACTATACTTAGGATAGAATTCGACCTTTCCTATACTGAATGGAAAGAACTACAAGTAAATCAAATGGTGGAGATCCACCTGGCACCCAAAAGCAAGCATATTCTTAAACTCACTACTCTGGACTGATCAAACATGATAGTATCCCAAAAGCGTCTTGTCACGAAAATGGGACACATGAACCTTTCTACTTTATATGCCAATAGAACTGCCACTAAAAATTCACATCAAGTTTGTACCAGATCAAATCAGAGCCATATATCAAATAGGATGGGACAAGGGTATACAGTTATTTAATAAGATTCATAGTGTATATGCAGTTATCTTTAAACTATTTTTTGGCCTGACATCCATTTTGTTTTTACTTTCCTTCTTTTATCCTGTTTGTCTGCAAATAGGTATGCTTACTCTGATTTTGGGCATGTGTGTTTATATACCCCATTATAACGCAAAGCGTAAGATTCTATCAGCACAAAGTCCGAAAAAGAAGGCTGTCGAAGATTGGATTGCCCACAAATCAAAAGTGAAAAGTTACATTCTGGAGATAGACGATTTACAGGTAACGCTTTATGAGGATACAGTTCCTCATATATTTCCTTGGAGTACTTTTCAACAATATCTCATTTCAGAAACCTTTATTATTCTCTCAGACACTCATCTCAATGAGTCCCAGAGTTTATTGTTGCCCAAAGCAGGAATGACAGCCGAAGAATATAGGTTATTGTCTGAAATTATCGAGCAGAAAATGGAGGATAAAACACGTTTGACTATGTCATCCTAAACAAATTTGAGTACCATTCGAATTGCACTCAGAACACTTTACCAAACCATATATATGCACTTTGACCTGGGAAGGTGGTCTAAAAACAGGTTAACCAACCCTTGCACATTTGCAGAATTAGTTTTGGTTTTCCACTCTTTCATTTCTAATGGGTGAACTCTCTGTTTTTTTGACTCCATCTACAATGATGTTCGTAAAGTAGCATTTTGCTCCTGTAGCAACATTCATATCTTCTACATTCTGCATGTGAAAGTGCAAATGAGGTTCGGTCGAATTACCTGAGTTTCCACACTTACCTAACAAATCACCTTGTCTGACCGTTTGACCTTCCTTTACCAGGATTGAATGTTTCTGAAAATGAGCATACACAATAAATTCATTCTTACTTGTTTTTAAGATAACAGTGTTACCCGTAACAAACAGTGGATTTACTGTACCAGGAACGTTATCATTAATGCCGTCAACTACCATTATGACCTGTGCATCACAGACCGCAAGAATCTCTTTTCCAAATGCATAATAATCCTGATTTGTCTTACTATCGGTTCTGTAAGACTTGCCAGTTGAGTCGGTAACAATAAAGTCAAAGGCTCCTTTTTGCATGGCTACCTCCACATGATAATTGAGTTCTTTTGTATCCCCACCCCAAAGCACTGTCCATCTACCTTTAAAGGGTAGGATTAGTTTTGATAGATTCCGGTTTAGTTTAGGAAGATTGGCTGGCATGTAAGGCTGCAACAGAAGTCCATTAATCTGACTGTTGTTGAGTGAAATATAGAAGGAATAGACCCTTCTTTCAAACTGGGCCTTATAAATAGCATAGGACGATTCATAACTTTCAAAATTGGCCGACACCATCTTACCGGAAACGCTTTTGGTCGCACTCAGAAAGTCCACTGTTTTATCTATGGGAAATTGCGCTTGCATGTCAGCTGAAAACAGAGAGAAAATACTGTCGTATTTACCTTCATTGAAAAGGGATTTAAAATGTAAAACAGCCTTTGTGTATTTGGGGGCTTCTTTTGGCGCTTGAGCATGAGCGACAGACACCAAAAGAAATAATAACGGATATAGTATACGAATAAACATTCAGTCTGACAATAAAGATAAGTTGCTTACTATTTGTAAAAGAACCGATAGGGCTACTGGTTCCATGCCATTAATGAGAAAAGGTGCTGATAGTAACCGTGTATATTGTTCTCATTAGATCAGGGCACTATTTAAGCTATACTCTTATTTTCTACTTTCCCCAAAATGGGACACATAAACCAAAGTTGGATCATCTCATTAAATTGTGAAATCTCACCATTTACCCGCTTTACTGAAGTTGTGGAAGTGAACCAATAAGCTTATCGAATCCAGATAACGTAAATCCATACTAACCCTAACCTAAATGTCGATGCATGTAGGTTGCAGGCTCATTTGCTTTGTAAAGGTGGCGTGCTCTTAGAAACAGTATGTTCCTTTATAAAGTCTATATCCCTTGAATACGTTATCATGGACAGTGCGCCTGTTTCCTTGCTTGTGGATGGGTTGTAATAGATCGTTTGCTGGTTGGATATAACCTTCACCATCTCTCCGACTTTTCGGTTGCTGATCGTAGAGTATATTTCTGCGATGTTGTCTTGAATCCGGTAAGGATACCACATCGTATCTGGAAGAACTCTGCCTGCACGTAAACTCTGGTGGAATTGTTTGACATTGGACTTGCTTACTTGTATGCGGATTAGACCGAATGCATGATTGTTGGATTGGGCAAAATCAATTATGCGTCCTTCAAAGACAATGTTGTTTTCGAGGTGTTTGGCTCTTTTTCTCGTTTCCCTGGTAGCCGATTTATCATACTGTCTGAAGGCCAGCATCAGCAAGGTTAGCAAGGTTAATATGGATGCAACCCTGAATAGTATTTTCATAGTAAACTGACTGGGCGTTAATTCTTTCTTATAGTCTGCTTAATCTACGCTGGTAAACGGTGAAATATATCTATCCGGTTTGTCCATCTCTTAATTCTACAAGCTTATGAATGGTTTCATTGATAGCTTCTACTACTTTTACATTTATGTTGGTAATGCCTCCAGTAAAATAGAAACATATATGTGTGTCTTCATATGTCCATACCCTGCCTTGTCCTTCCAATACATCGGGTATCTTGATAAATAGAGGCGGATTAAGTAAAGCTGCTACTTGTTTATCTGTAAGCAGATGCCCTTTATTCCTTACTGTAAGCATGATCCCAATTGAGGTATGAGAGTCGATGATCTGATCAGAAATGATTTCTTTTACAGGAATAGGCCCCCCTTGAATACTAATATCTAACACCTCAAAATAGATTTCTTTTTTGCCTGCTTTTATTGTAGCTGTCTGACCTTGATAGTCGTAAATGTGACTCATAGAATAACTATTCAGATCTACTTTCGATATTCTTCAATTTCTATATTCTTCAATCTGGTATTTTCTACCAATTAACTCGCATTTCTTGGTTACATTCCAAAAGGTGTACATAGTATTTCCTGTTGGAATATCCCAATATTTGATTTTCTCATCAGTAGACATGATACCGAACGGGAGTATTTTACCTTCTATTTTAGGATTGACAGATGGCTTTTGCAGACCAAGTAAAATGCCTGTCTTTCTTAGTGTAGTTTCTTCTTTCCATAATGGTCCTGCATGAAAACGAAATTGTTCATATGGGATTTTTTCCAAAGAAGATTTCTTTATCTGGATAAAGTGTTCAGTTGTGTTAAGAATCCATTCTTCTTCTCTTACTCTTGTCAGCAATACAGGTAATTCGTAGGTAGATAACTTAATCCTGCTTAAGATAGTCTCTTTTTCCAAGTCTGGTACTTTATAAAATAAGGTACAGCCTTCCTTTCCTGTAATTACATCCTGTTCAAGTCTGCAATAGCTTAAATACCAAAAAATTATTTGTTCTTTGATTCGACCTGCACTTTTTACTATTCTTTCTGTTTCCATTCGTGTTTAGCCTCTCTTACTGGTGTATGTTCTTATGCAAAGAAAGATTTGCTCTTATAAAGAAAGCAAAAAGATAACAAATTACTAGAGCAGCGAAAAACGAATCCAAAAATCCTTCCCTTATAGGGAAAATAGCTCTTTACACTACAAACAGGCATCATTTTTTAGCCTGTCTGGTTTTCATTTGATTTATCATCACAAAATGACAGAAGCAAAAACATTTGAACTCTTATATAATACCTGGACAAGATCCACAGACAAAAAAATCATACGCTGCATATTCAATGAGCCAAAAGAGTACGAAATTTATGAAGTAAGTAATGAAGAAGTAAATAAATCATTTGATGAAGGTAGCTTCACTTTACAAATTAGTAATGGAGAGATGCATATTATACTTCTTTCAAAACATTTTCTCCAGCCAATATATGCTATTGAAGATATTACTGAAACACAACTTGTCGTATTAACTGTAAATGAAGACAGTAGAAAACATGCAAAACTAGCACTAGATGCTGATGAAAATCGCCTTATTACTTTTAAGAAATACAATTAATAAAAATACGCCTGACAAAATAGACAATAAAAACGGGGCATAGAGCCTCATTGGATATTCTCTGATTCGTGTTATCACTTAAAAGCGGCACAAATAATAAGCTAAAGCAACCAACTTACAGATAAAGTCGAAAGCTTTCTTCAGTTTATCCATTGTTTAAAAGGATAAAGGTTACAAAATCAGAGAGCAGCAGGGAAGAATCATATATACCTTCTTAAGTGACGGACATAACTAAGCAATACAACCTGCCGTTATTCCATAGGGGTGTGGGCATTTATCAGAAATAAGTTAGGAATAATGATGGTAGTATGTACGTATAAATATGACTGATGAAACAACTATTTACATTCCATTTTTTGTAGCCCTTAATTTTACTACACATTCGCCTCCTAATACTATCTCTGACATCCAATAAAGGCCTAAAAATTCAAACAGGCAATAAATCAAAAAAATACATAGCTTTACCACACCTCAAATACGTATGCTATGTAGCATAGCCAATTATTAGTATTAGTTGAGTGTGTAAGTAAGAAGACCCAACATAAATGCCCAAGAAATATATACCAAATGAAATACTACGTATACCTTCTACTCATCCTATATAGTTGTACTCCCAAAGATCAATCCAAGCAAGATACGTTAGCAACAGCCATCTCAAACTCACCCAAACCTCAGCTCGATTTTCAAAAGGACAAAGATTTTTACCAGCCAGGAGATACACTACATCTGGTCATTTCTTTCCCTGCAGAATTGTACAGTCAATATTCGCTGACTTCAATTGAAGCCTACAACCATCCATTACCTCTTGACAATAATACAGCGAAAATGAATTTTATTGTTGATTGCGAGATAGATCCGGAAATGGATATGCCAACTCAAAACAGAATACAAAAGGAGATACGGTTTGATGTTACCTACTTTAATAAGCAGCAGAAAGATTCACTTTACTATATGGAGACTGTAAGTTATGAGGTAAATTGTGGAGGAAAGTTATAGTGATACCTATCCGAACGAATAGGCTATTGGTTAGGATCTTATTTACTTACTCTCACACCTGTTTTACTCTATTTTCTCTGTATTGAACTATTGTGACTTGTATATTACTGTCATAAGTAGTACAGGACATAGTAATACTTTATTGCTATCAGATCATCACACAACAAAATGGTAATCAGGACAGTATGGTAAAGTCATTAACTTTTAGCACTTTTACTTATATTGCTACTAGACATCCTTCCAAAAACCTACTGCTTATGAGCCAGTTATACAAAACCCATGTGTGTACTTTTTTTCTGATACTAGTATGTGGTATAGGTTGGGGACAGACCCAAAACCGTGTTACTATTCTGGTTGATGCGTTTGGCAAATCTGATGCACTTAAACAGGACTGGGGATTTGCAGCCCTCGTTGAATACAATGGTAAACGCATTCTTTTTGACACAGGCAACGATTCAGAATCGTTTGCTTACAATGTAAAAACACTGAATGTGGATCTAAAACGGCTCGACCTGGTAGTTATTTCGCATCGTCATGGAGATCATACAGATGGATTGCATCATTTATTGAAAATAAATCCAAAAGTTAAGATTTATACTCCCAATGATGAATACTTCGGCGGGCCTACTCCTCCCGCTTTCTTCCGGCGACCTGTGGATAGCCTGCCAGCTCACATGCGTTATTTTAAAGGCAAGGTTCCTAAACAAATACCACATGGTAGCCCATGGAAGTCTGCAAACCTGGTCAGAGTTGACAGTGTCACAGAACTGATGCCGGGCATTCGACTGGTACGTAATATTTCACAAACCAAATTTTTCAGCGAAACTCCCGAACTTTCCTTAGCTATTGATACCCCACAAGGGCAGGTGTTGTTGGTAGGATGTTCACATCCGGGAATTGAAACTATCCTTACTTCAATGACTATACCTGAGAAACCTGTGCATGTAGTGATTGGCGGGTTGCATATGGTAAATGCAGATGAGAAAGAAGCCAATCGATTAGCCCAGGCACTGCTTGAGAAATGGAAGATAAAAAATATAGCACCCGGACATTGTACTGGTGAAGTTACTTTTTCAGCCTTACAGCAACATTTTGGAAAAAACTATCTGTATGCAGGCGTAGGGACTATTCTCGATTTACCTTAACAGAGATCCTATAATGCAAATGGGTGATGCTAAGCGCCAAGAAAGGTTTATAGCTATATACAAGCACTAGAAGTCTTAATTTCAAAATTGCTAAATAGTATTCCGTCATCTTCTTTAAGTTCCATCACCAGATTGAAAGTCTCATTACAGAGGAGTTGACCCATAAAAGCTGTAGCTGCATAGAAATCATACCAGTTACGGATATAGTACATTGTTTCTACTTCAATCACAAGTTTATGATCAATGTCCATAAGTACAGATTTTGATTCTACGAACCGACTATTTAGCAACCACGTGGCTATCTCATCATCTCCACCCTGATAATCAAAAAAGAATGCATATTTTTCCTGGGCAAGATTCCAGTTGAATACTAGCTTTGAGTCAGTATATCTATTCTTCTTTAAATTGGACTGATGTTTAATGTGTTCAATTAGTAACTTCCGTTCAAAATAACTAACTGAAATGTATTCCTTGTGTTTTTTATACCACCAAGAGTTGTCTAGTGAATTCATATTCTTTTCTTATTTTTCTCTTCTTCCCATCTCTTGCCAATAAGATATCCTTCATACCAACCTACCTTATTAATAATAAAGTCTGCCATGTCTTCTGCTATCTTATAATATCCATTTCCTCCTTCATATTCATATATAGCAGGATTTTCTCCCTCATCCAGATAGAAGAAACTAAAAAAGCCGTTTTGTTTAAAAACGGAAAACACGAACAAGTTATCCGTAAAAACCAAGTCTGATTTGATCTCGCTATCCTGCTCACATGCTTCAAAATAGCATTTCGCATAAGCTCTCATTTCTTCGAACTCAGGAAATCGGTAATCATTTACCCCTACAATGTTAAATGCCCAATTACCTCCTAATAGTAAATATAACTCCCGATAGCTGACCGGAAAAGTGACCCCGAGCTGAGCCTCTATCTCAACTACTTTTTTTTCAGTAAGTCCTTTAGTACTGTCACCGCTATCTGCAATATACTCAGTCAGAAATCCCATGTACTTATAATGTTCTTTGGGATATGTTTCTTTGATTTTGGAAAGGCTTTTTTTTGATTTGGCCATGGATGGAGTTACATTAATTTGATAGTAGGATAAAATGATAAGGATAATTTTGAGTGATCGATTCATTATGTTTGAATACGCTTTACAAATGTATAGAAGGTATTCAAAAGTCTTTTTTGTATATACTATATCTATTTTCTAATTAGAGTAAATACGCTTATTCACGCCTTGTTTGTAATTTTATTTATTCTTCCTGATTAGTATATATATACATAGTGATAATGAACAAATCAAGGTCAATACTACAATGTCCCTCTTGTCAGCAAAGCAGGCATATTACTGAATGTCGTATTTTTTCAGAACAACTTCGGCACTTAATTCGAAATTACCCAAATAAAATACAAAGTAGTACAGGTGAGGTGCTTGGTAATTACTATTGGGCTTCAACACAATCTGATAGTATGGATTGGGCATGTGACGAATGTCTGCAAAACGGAAAAGCAATCAAAGGAGATCCAACGAAACAGTTGTTTTGTCACGCTCCCCCACACTTTGCTTACTTTGATAAGGAAAAAGAATGCAGAGTATGTAAAGAAACCTTTGTCTTTACTAAATCCGAACAACAGTACTGGTATGATCACTTGAATTTCTGGGTACAGGCAACAAGAATATACTGCCTTAAATGTCAATCTGCCAAGAAACAGCAAGATCGTATCTCACAGTTGCTGAACAACTTCGATTATCTGGATATTGAAAAACTTAAGGAAGTTGTAGCCTTATATCTGACACAAGGTAATTATGAAAAAGCCAAATACCATCTGACACGCGGTAAAAAGCTGAGACAAAGAGATAGTCTGGAGTACATCAACTTAGATAGCTGGATAAATGAAATCAAAAAAATAGAGAAAGGGAAGATATCCGCTTCCTGATGACATTCCCTTTGGCTAACTTTCAGGTCAGCTTGTACCTTCAAAGTCGGATTATGTAGTACAAAGTTAAGTTTATTTACGTGCTTCTCCGAAAAGTTTATCCAGCTCTACAATCTGAAATCGGTCATGATTTTCGAAAAATTGGCGAAGTACCGCTGTATGGGAGGAGCCATATAATACCAAAATACCCGAGTCTGTTTTTGGATCCAGATGACGTAGAATATTGGTAAAGATAATCAGATTACGTTCATACCAGCTGGTAGTAAACTTTGTACCTGTAAAATCAGATTTATCTCCATACGAAAGAGCATAATGCAGAAAATCAGCCTGGCTTGATTTCCGACTCGCTTCGCTATTGATACTTAGGTAGTACTCCTGTAGTGTTGACTCATTCAATTTCAGCCTTTTCTGTTTTACAATGTAGGATTCTTTAAAAAATTCCCCTCCGAATTTGCTATCCGGATTCATGGATTCATATTCATCCAGATCAGCATATGGCAGTTCCATCTTGCGATCTGTAGCAACTACCTGAATTGCCTTATTTTTACGCTTAGCCCGATAAGCGACCTGATAAATCTCGTTTCGTTTCTCCAGGCTATCCATTGGTTTATTGTTTATGTAGAGTTCACCTAATGAATCTAAGGCTGTTTGCAGAAAATAGGAACGCTCTACAAAAATTTTGGATATCCCAGCCCGATTAATCGCGTCAGCAATCTGATCCAGCTCCTTCTGACGTTTGGGAGAATTTAAGTCAGGAAAGGAGGTAGAGTGTTTATCGGAGGTTTTACCAAAATGGAACGTACCTAAAAGATACACCTTTATCTTATCTGTGTTAGTTTGAGCAGAAGCAAAAACAGGTAGAAAGCATAGAGGCAAGAAGCAAATAACCGGAACAAAGAAAGATTTCATTATAAGGAAGTAATAGAAAGTTGAAAGGAAGATAAAAAATTATCCAAACATATTAACCTGTTACTATCTTATTTTTGAAAGAGGTAGACAGACTTGATGTAAATCCATAAAAAAAGCGCCTTCCAGTAAAGAAGACGCTTTTACTTTTAATTAACCCCTAGAGTACTAAGATTACTTACTCAAAAAATTGGTATTATTGATCATTAGGTTTAAGCAATGGATTGGCGTTTAGAGCCCGGTTTGGAATTGGAAACACAGACAGATCCTTAGGATCTTTAGGTTTATCCCACCACTCTTCACCAAAACGATTCCAACGCACCAGATCTGTTCTACGGTGGCGTTCACCCAAAAACTCCCGACCCAACTCATCTACAAACTCGTCATCTGTGAGTTTAGCCAGATTCGCTTCGTAACTTTGGGCAGGCCATGCACTTGGCTCAAAGTTACGCTTACGTACGGCATCCAGTAGCTTTGCCGCTGCAGCTTTATCTCCGTTACGATATTTGCATTCTGCCAATGAATAGTAAATTTCTGCAAGGCGAATTTCAGTAGCAGAGTTAAACTGAAACAGATTTTCGGAAAGTGGTAACCAAGGGAATTTCAGCAATCGTACACCAGAATTTTCTTCACCTGTATTTACATGTGAACCTTTGGCAAGTCCGGTAGCACCTTCTGAGAAACGACCTACCTGATCTACAAACTGTAGTGGCTTGCCATTCCATTCTTCTGTACCATTAACTGCTTTTGTACTATCATATCCGAACTTTTGAGCCTTGTTAAATTCATACAATTGACCTACTAAAAAGAAGCCTTCATATGCACCTCCGGTTCCAGTAGTATGGAAGGGCTGTTTACGTTTGTCTCCATCTGCATATTTTTCATAAGGCATGCCTAGTTTATGGTTGTACAGACTTCCTGTGAGATCACGGGAAGGAGTCAGGTGAACACCATTCCATCCACCCCAATCATTGTCCAATCCATAACGAGCCTGGTAATGCATGGTGGCATTGTACATCCATCCAAATTCATAGATATTTTTGGCATGTGGAAACTCCATGATATTTTCTGGAGAACGATACCCTTTAATACCTGAACGGAAAGGTCCTTTGTAATCAGGATCAATGCTGTAGTTACCATACTTTCCATCAATGATCTCCTGAGCTATCTGAGCGGCATCGGTAAAGCGGGCTGTTCCAGTCCACTTCTCTGCATTCATGTACAGGCGTAACAATAAGGAGGCAGCACCACCTTGATCCCATCTTCCAGCACGTCCATTCAGAGGTAGTCCAGGAAGTGACTCTTTTAATTCTTTTTCAATGAATGCAAATACCTCCTGCGGAGTAGATTGAGGTTTTAGGGTTACATTATCTTCTACAATAGGGACAGTGCGGAAGAAGTCGATCAGGAATAAATAAAACCAGGCTCTGAGAGTACGTAATTCTGCCAGATGCTGAGCCTTATCTGTATCAGTCAATCCTAACTTACTGTAATCAAGCCCTTTAAAGTCCTGTAAGAATACATTACATTGTCCAATGCCTTGAAAGGGACCAACCCAGCTTCCATAGATATGATTATCATCTGCATTCCAGTTGTGGCCATGCAAACGTATCCAGTCACCTCCATCGTATCCATGTTTTCCTTTCTGGGTCCATACAAAATGATCTGCGGTCAATTCTTGTAAAATCCAGCGGTCTCCATCCCAGCCTACCCAGTGTCCATGTTCATAAGGACGAACTAGGGCTGCAATGACAGAGTTTTTATCCTGATAATAAATGTCTGTTGTCAGTGTATCAAATACTTCCTCATCCAGATTGGTACAGGAAGGGGCTGCGCCAGCCAGCAGCAAAAACACACACAAGAGAATACGTTTATGCATATTGTTCGTATTTTTAAAGTTAGGTCGTTTTAAAAAGTAATTTGTGCACCCAATGAGAAGTTACGGGTAACTGGGTATACATTCAGAGAGCCGATACCTGGTTCTAAGCCTGCAATCTGAACAGAAGTTGGATCTAGCCCTGTGTATTTGGTCAGCGTAAATACATTGCGAACAGTGGCATAGATGCGAAACTGGCTCAGGTACTTATTCTGAATTTTTGGTGACCATCCCAAAGTCAGGTTATCCAGTTTAAAGAAGTCACCTTTTTCCAGGAAGTAATCTGTCATAACTTTACCAGACTTGATATCTCCGTTACGTTCATAGGCATCTTTCAACAGATTGACTCCTGGCTCTGCCACCAGACCATAATACATTTGGTACAGGTTTAGAATCTTGTAGTCAAAACGTCCCCGGAAGTATAAAGTCAGATCAAATCCCTTATAAGATAATGTATTACCCCAGGTCAATTCATAATGAGGTGCACCATGCCCCAGATACGTTTTGTCTGTTGATGAGCCTGCTGAGGCAAGAATAGCTTCTGTTCCTGGTGTGCCACCTTTCCAGATAAGGATGTTTCCATTTTCATCCACACCTGCATATTTATATCCGTAAAAACTTCCTACTTCTGTATTATCTTCCAACCGTTGGGCAGGTCCGGGATTACCAGGAGAAGGTAAGTTAA is a window from the Xanthocytophaga agilis genome containing:
- a CDS encoding RagB/SusD family nutrient uptake outer membrane protein, whose translation is MHKRILLCVFLLLAGAAPSCTNLDEEVFDTLTTDIYYQDKNSVIAALVRPYEHGHWVGWDGDRWILQELTADHFVWTQKGKHGYDGGDWIRLHGHNWNADDNHIYGSWVGPFQGIGQCNVFLQDFKGLDYSKLGLTDTDKAQHLAELRTLRAWFYLFLIDFFRTVPIVEDNVTLKPQSTPQEVFAFIEKELKESLPGLPLNGRAGRWDQGGAASLLLRLYMNAEKWTGTARFTDAAQIAQEIIDGKYGNYSIDPDYKGPFRSGIKGYRSPENIMEFPHAKNIYEFGWMYNATMHYQARYGLDNDWGGWNGVHLTPSRDLTGSLYNHKLGMPYEKYADGDKRKQPFHTTGTGGAYEGFFLVGQLYEFNKAQKFGYDSTKAVNGTEEWNGKPLQFVDQVGRFSEGATGLAKGSHVNTGEENSGVRLLKFPWLPLSENLFQFNSATEIRLAEIYYSLAECKYRNGDKAAAAKLLDAVRKRNFEPSAWPAQSYEANLAKLTDDEFVDELGREFLGERHRRTDLVRWNRFGEEWWDKPKDPKDLSVFPIPNRALNANPLLKPNDQ